One part of the Aricia agestis chromosome Z, ilAriAges1.1, whole genome shotgun sequence genome encodes these proteins:
- the LOC121739465 gene encoding prostatic acid phosphatase-like, which translates to MKMLFIVALILVVLARGYGNTEIKFVAVIFRNGDHMPVDCFPSDRYRNKSVWPAPPGYLTNTGNKQHYMLGKYLRLQYSDLLSKIYDPEEVLVQSTDVDRTLMSAEANLAGLFRPTGKQVWDMQMPWQPIPVHTRPEHLDEVLAMKRPCPQYDLEMDKYLASPPYLNMLKRHEKLMDYLSTHVGKKVKDFTDIRHIYSCLNIEKLYNFELPAWTDIVFPEPLHQAAGLGLSVSAATPRLARLIAGPLVQRVVGTMADVMTGGRRRLVMYSGHDFTVATLLTALGVFDDVCPEYTATVHLELTKRINETTDTAEWYVRLLYRNSVDPLSDPVVLNVPYCGDLCPFHEFVKLYDHLITVDWERECAIGYDLSSLTTYCSLITVLLFIAGVLPLWATWRNTIRIDYERGVPALIPDPDLGGSYSVEELLNTPCMAVHYKISFSFRRRLERTN; encoded by the exons atgaaGATGCTGTTTATCGTGGCGCTCATCTTAGTTGTGTTGGCTCGCGGTTACGGGAACACTGAAATTAAATTTGTGGCTGTTATTTTCCGAAACGGAGATCACATGCCTGTTGACTGTTTTCCGTCGGATCGATATCGGAACAAGTCAGTTTGGCCGGCACCACCGGGCTATTTGACAAACACAGGCAATAAACAACATTATATGCTAGGAAAGTACCTGCGCCTGCAATATTCG GACTTGCTCTCCAAAATATATGATCCTGAAGAAGTTTTGGTACAATCCACAGATGTTGACCGCACCTTAATGTCTGCAGAAGCAAACTTAGCAG GTTTATTCCGTCCTACCGGGAAACAAGTGTGGGACATGCAGATGCCATGGCAGCCTATACCGGTGCACACCAGGCCAGAACACCTCGACGAAGTGTTGGCAATGAAAAGGCCGTGCCCACAATACGATCTGGAAATGGACAAATACTTGGCCTCTCCACCCTACCTCAACATGCTTAAGAGGCACGAAAAACTTATGGA CTACCTCAGCACCCACGTAGGCAAGAAGGTAAAAGACTTCACAGACATTAGACACATCTACAGCTGCTTAAACATCGAGAAACTTTATAACTTCGAGCTGCCGGCCTGGACGGATATAGTCTTTCCGGAGCCTCTACACCAGGCTGCTGGACTCGG GCTCTCCGTGTCGGCGGCGACGCCGCGCCTGGCGCGGCTCATCGCCGGCCCGCTGGTGCAGCGAGTGGTGGGCACGATGGCCGACGTGATGACCGGCGGGCGGCGCCGCCTCGTCATGTACAGCGGCCACGACTTCACCGTGGCAACCCTGCTCACCGCCCTCGGCGTTTTCGACGACGTCTGCCCGGAGTACACCGCTACCGTGCACTTGGAGTTGACGAAAAGGATCAATGAGACGACCG ATACGGCCGAATGGTACGTGCGATTGTTGTACCGCAACTCGGTGGATCCGCTGAGTGATCCGGTGGTGCTGAATGTGCCGTACTGCGGGGATCTGTGCCCCTTCCACGAGTTCGTGAAGCTCTACGACCACCTCATCACCGTGGACTGGGAAAGAGAGTGCGCTATAGGCTAT GATCTAAGCTCGCTGACTACATACTGCAGTCTTATTACTGTGCTGCTTTTTATTGCCGGAGTCCTACCTCTCTGGGCGACCTGGAGAAATACGATCAGAATAGACTATGaaag AGGAGTACCTGCACTTATACCTGATCCTGACCTGGGTGGGAGCTATTCAGTTGAAGAACTATTAAATACGCCATGTATGGCAGTACACTACAAGATAAGTTTCTCTTTTAGGCGGAGGTTGGAGCGCACTAACTGA